One region of Zingiber officinale cultivar Zhangliang chromosome 7B, Zo_v1.1, whole genome shotgun sequence genomic DNA includes:
- the LOC122006510 gene encoding probable linoleate 9S-lipoxygenase 5 → MRSVLEHAVKGDAVAVRATVVLMRKNVLDFNDFNATLIDNVEELCGRNISFQLVSATVGDPKNGNRGVVGEKSYLEDYVSNLPAIAAGESTFHVTFKWEGKQGIPGAVIVVNRHSSQFYLKSITLKEFPGEGRIYFVCNSWVYPQDKYKYKRIFFANKTYFAAKTPLPLKPYREDELKNLRGEDVTGQLQEWDRVYDYAYYNDLGNPDEDASLGRPVLGGSDCYPYPRRGKTGRKPSKTDPETESRVPLIMSLDIYVPRDERFGHLKMADFLTYAIKGLAQAVLPVLMAIFDKTPNEFDSFEDILKLYEGGLPVVNNALIDELRERIPFEVIRELFRTEDNQRLLKLPLPQVIQEDKYAWRTDEEFTREMLAGVNPVSIRRLEEFPPVSKLDERVYGDNRSTITAVQIEHNLEGLTIEDALGRNRLFILDHHDSLMPYLNRINSTANKVYATRTLLFLRDDCTLKPLAIELSRPHPDGEQHGAVSKVYTPADSGVEASIWQLAKAYVTVNDSGVHQLISHWLNTHATMEPFVIATNRHLSVLHPINKLLAPHYRDTMNINAFARQTLINAGGILEMTVFPAKYAMEMSSAVYQSWNFAEQGLPADLIKRGIAVRDSNDEIELLIKDYPYAVDGLAIWSAIETWVRDYCAIYYPNDAAVRADTELQAWWKEVREEGHGDKKHEPWWPKMETVAELTETCTTIIWVASALHAAVNFGQYPYAGYLPNRPTISRRFMPERGTEEFAELERDPVKVFLKTITSQLQTILGVSLIEILSMHSANEVYLGQRDTAEWTADRKALEAFERFGAALRGIEAEIVARNGEGRFKNRNGPAKVPYTLLYPTSGLGLTGKGIPNSVSI, encoded by the exons ATGCGCAGTGTGCTTGAACACGCGGTCAAAGGCGACGCCGTGGCCGTCAGGGCCACGGTGGTGCTGATGCGGAAGAACGTGCTTGACTTCAACGACTTCAACGCCACGCTCATCGACAACGTGGAGGAGCTCTGTGGCCGCAACATCTCCTTCCAGCTTGTGAGCGCCACCGTCGGCGACCCAA AGAACGGAAACAGAGGAGTCGTCGGAGAGAAGTCCTACTTAGAAGACTACGTGAGCAATCTTCCGGCCATAGCCGCCGGCGAGTCCACCTTCCACGTGACGTTCAAATGGGAGGGGAAGCAGGGCATCCCTGGTGCGGTGATCGTCGTCAACCGGCACTCTTCACAGTTCTACCTGAAGAGCATAACCCTGAAGGAGTTCCCCGGCGAGGGCCGGATTTACTTCGTCTGCAACTCGTGGGTTTACCCTCAAGACAAGTACAAGTACAAGCGCATCTTCTTCGCTAATAAG ACTTACTTTGCGGCGAAGACGCCATTGCCGCTGAAACCGTACAGAGAAGATGAGCTTAAAAACCTGAGAGGAGAAGATGTGACCGGCCAACTTCAAGAATGGGATCGAGTTTACGACTACGCTTACTACAACGACCTCGGCAATCCCGACGAAGATGCATCTCTCGGTCGGCCCGTCTTGGGCGGCTCCGACTGCTACCCTTACCCTCGCCGTGGGAAGACGGGCCGGAAGCCCTCCAAGACAGATCCGGAGACAGAGAGTAGAGTGCCGCTGATTATGAGCTTGGACATCTACGTGCCCAGGGACGAGCGGTTCGGGCACTTGAAAATGGCGGACTTCCTCACCTACGCCATCAAAGGCTTGGCCCAAGCGGTGCTCCCCGTCCTCATGGCCATCTTCGACAAGACGCCCAACGAGTTCGACTCCTTTGAAGACATTTTGAAGCTGTACGAGGGAGGTTTGCCGGTGGTGAACAATGCGCTCATCGACGAACTAAGGGAACGCATTCCCTTTGAGGTGATCAGAGAGTTGTTCCGCACGGAAGACAACCAGAGGTTGCTTAAGCTTCCCCTGCCACAAGTCATCCAAG AGGACAAGTATGCTTGGAGAACAGACGAAGAGTTTACTCGGGAAATGTTGGCCGGAGTGAATCCGGTGAGCATTAGACGGCTCGAGGAGTTCCCACCTGTGAGCAAGCTGGACGAGAGAGTGTACGGCGACAACAGGAGCACCATTACGGCAGTTCAAATCGAGCACAACCTCGAAGGATTGACGATTGAAGATGCGCTGGGCCGCAACCGGCTGTTCATCTTGGACCACCATGACTCGTTGATGCCGTATCTGAACAGGATCAACTCCACCGCCAACAAGGTCTACGCCACGAGAACTCTGCTGTTCCTGAGAGACGACTGCACGCTGAAGCCGTTGGCGATCGAGCTGAGCCGGCCGCACCCCGACGGAGAGCAACACGGCGCCGTGAGCAAAGTGTACACGCCGGCGGACTCCGGCGTCGAAGCATCCATTTGGCAGCTCGCCAAAGCTTATGTCACCGTCAACGACTCCGGCGTCCACCAACTCATCAGCCACTG GTTGAACACACACGCGACGATGGAGCCATTCGTGATCGCCACCAATCGCCACCTGAGCGTGCTCCACCCCATCAACAAGTTGCTCGCGCCCCATTACCGCGACACCATGAACATAAACGCCTTCGCCCGGCAGACACTCATCAACGCCGGAGGCATCCTCGAGATGACGGTCTTCCCGGCGAAGTACGCGATGGAGATGTCGTCGGCGGTTTATCAGagctggaatttcgccgagcaggGTCTTCCTGCCGATCTCATCAAGAG GGGAATCGCGGTTAGGGATTCAAATGACGAGATCGAACTGTTGATCAAGGATTACCCTTACGCCGTGGACGGCCTCGCGATATGGTCGGCGATCGAAACGTGGGTGAGAGACTACTGCGCCATCTACTACCCCAACGACGCGGCGGTGCGTGCCGACACCGAGCTGCAAGCGTGGTGGAAGGAGGTGCGCGAAGAGGGGCACGGCGACAAGAAGCACGAGCCGTGGTGGCCCAAGATGGAGACCGTCGCGGAGCTGACGGAGACCTGCACCACCATTATCTGGGTGGCCTCTGCCCTCCACGCAGCCGTCAACTTCGGACAGTACCCCTACGCCGGCTACCTCCCCAACCGGCCGACCATCAGCCGTCGGTTCATGCCGGAGCGCGGCACGGAGGAGTTCGCAGAGCTGGAGAGGGATCCGGTCAAGGTGTTCCTGAAGACGATCACCAGCCAGCTGCAGACCATCCTCGGCGTGTCGCTGATCGAGATCCTGTCGATGCATTCGGCCAACGAGGTGTACCTGGGACAGCGGGACACGGCGGAGTGGACGGCAGATCGGAAGGCGCTGGAGGCTTTCGAGAGGTTCGGGGCGGCGCTGAGGGGGATCGAGGCGGAGATCGTGGCGAGAAACGGCGAGGGGAGGTTCAAGAACCGGAACGGCCCGGCCAAGGTCCCTTACACGCTGCTGTACCCCACCAGCGGATTGGGGCTCACCGGGAAAGGCATCCCGAACAGTGTGTCCATTTGA